In a single window of the Candidatus Liberimonas magnetica genome:
- a CDS encoding RNA methyltransferase: MYNKIDSADNVRIKHLKKLLSDRDYRYLCREYVLEGLRALDTSKNIEYLFVRKDKKIPDVKCKQLFLVSEAVFDKISDTENSQGFLALTALNISGKEEIRKNARYVLLDKLQDPGNLGTIIRTACAFSIDGIIITPGCVDPFSPKVVRSSMGALEKIKIIKIGSVSEIKDFTIIAADKGGVSIDGFSWPGYFILAIGNEANGLSKTLKDSAVAVVSIQISNNIESLNAAIACGILLNQARQKSN, translated from the coding sequence ATGTATAATAAAATAGATTCTGCAGATAATGTCAGGATAAAGCACTTAAAAAAGTTGTTGAGTGATAGAGATTACAGGTATTTGTGCAGAGAATATGTACTAGAAGGCTTAAGGGCGCTTGATACTTCAAAAAACATAGAATATCTATTTGTAAGAAAAGATAAAAAAATACCGGACGTAAAATGCAAGCAGCTATTTTTGGTTTCTGAAGCCGTATTCGATAAAATATCCGATACTGAAAATAGCCAGGGTTTTCTGGCCCTGACAGCCTTGAATATATCGGGCAAGGAAGAGATAAGAAAAAATGCAAGGTACGTACTTTTGGATAAGCTCCAGGACCCGGGGAACCTGGGTACGATAATCCGGACAGCCTGTGCTTTCTCTATAGACGGAATAATAATAACTCCGGGTTGTGTGGACCCGTTTTCACCCAAGGTAGTACGTTCGAGTATGGGTGCGCTGGAGAAGATAAAAATTATAAAGATAGGTTCTGTTTCTGAAATCAAGGATTTTACAATCATAGCAGCGGATAAGGGGGGGGTGAGTATTGACGGTTTCAGCTGGCCGGGATATTTTATTCTGGCTATAGGGAATGAAGCTAACGGTTTATCAAAAACACTAAAGGATTCTGCAGTAGCGGTAGTTTCTATTCAGATTTCAAATAATATCGAGTCTTTGAATGCAGCCATAGCTTGCGGAATCCTGTTAAACCAGGCAAGGCAAAAGAGTAATTAG
- a CDS encoding NYN domain-containing protein has translation MSIAYILDGYNIIKSDNTGKLNTGSLEQQRNSLIEFITKARPQGSLNNKITIVFDGLSSNEDAFWGGNYNKSVINGITVIFSLVENADRLIERTVSEHKNTSNIVVVTDDKGIRHNLGRTNARFMSTADFCNKLFKKNINNYQAKSQAELDNMDKINEEFKKKWL, from the coding sequence ATGTCAATAGCTTATATCCTTGACGGTTATAATATTATAAAATCCGATAATACCGGAAAACTCAATACCGGTTCCCTGGAGCAGCAGAGAAACAGCCTTATAGAATTTATAACGAAGGCCAGACCCCAAGGGAGCCTTAATAATAAAATAACGATTGTTTTTGACGGGTTATCTTCAAATGAAGACGCATTCTGGGGAGGCAATTATAATAAGTCAGTAATAAATGGAATTACCGTTATATTCAGCCTAGTGGAAAATGCTGACAGGCTAATCGAAAGAACAGTCAGCGAGCATAAGAATACTTCAAATATAGTCGTAGTTACTGATGATAAAGGGATCAGGCATAACCTTGGGCGTACAAATGCAAGGTTTATGTCTACGGCAGATTTCTGTAACAAACTATTTAAAAAAAATATAAATAATTATCAGGCAAAGAGCCAGGCCGAGCTTGATAACATGGATAAGATAAATGAAGAGTTTAAAAAAAAATGGCTTTAA